The following is a genomic window from Citrifermentans bemidjiense Bem.
GTGAGTGGCCCAAGCCGCGCGAAGAGCACTGGCGGGGACTTTTGAAGGGTCGCGCCATAGAGAACCAGCTCTTCGTGATAGCGGCCAACGCCTGCGGGGTCATCGGCAAACTCGACTTCTTCGGCTCCAGCATGATCCTCGGCCCCAAGGGGGAGGTCCTCGCGGAGGCGGGGTACGAGAACGCGGAGCCGACGGCTCTGCTCGACCCGGCCGAGATGGAAAAGTGGCGCCAGAGCATAACCTGCTTCCAGGACCGGCGCCCGGAGTGCTATTAAATAGAGCCCGGGGGCTGTGAAGGGTAACCCCGCGCCCCCGTGCGCGCTTTCTTTACAGTTGACTTCGCATTGCGTAAAGCATATTTTCCCTGTTTGATCACCATCTAACCGGAGGTATCTTCCGTGGGCATGTTCGCTTCGACCGGCCTGGTCGTAAAACTGGTTCTTTTCCTTTTGCTCTACTTCTCGGTCGTCTCCTGGGGCATCATCTTCTACAAGCTGCTGCAGGTCTCCCGCGCCAACGGCGCCTCCGAGCGCTTTCTCGACTTCTTCTGGAAGGCCAAGCGCTTCGACGCCATCAGCGGTCAGCTGGACCGCTTCGCCAACTCCCCCCTTACCGTGCTTTTCCAGGAAGGGTACGGGGAGCTGAAGAAGCTCCAGGAAAAGATTGAGGAGAAGGCCGACCCCACCAGCATCAGCACCGACCTGGGGGGGATCGACAACATCGCCCGCGCCCTGCGCCGCGCCACCACCTCCGAGATCACCCGCCTGGAAAAGTACCTGACCTTCCTGGCCACGACAGGCGCCACCGCCCCCTTCATCGGCCTCTTCGGCACCGTCTGGGGGATCATGACCGCCTTCGAGAAGATCGGCCAGACCGGTTCCGCCTCGCTCGCCGTCGTCGCCCCGGGGATCGCCGAGGCGCTCATCGCCACCGCCATCGGCCTCGTTGCGGCGATACCCGCCGTCATGGGGTACAACCACTTCCAGCACAAGATCAAGGTGCTCATCTCGGAGATGGACAGCTTCTCCACCGAGTTCCTCAACATCGTGCAGCGCAACTTCGCGGGGAGATAAGCCATGGAGTTCGGCAACAGGGATAACGGCGACCGCGGCACAATGTCGCAGATCAACGTGACGCCGCTGGTCGACGTCATGCTGGTGCTTTTGATCATCTTCATGGTCACGGCGCCGATGATGCAGCAGGGGGTCCAGGTGAACCTCCCCAAGGCGGACACCAAGGCGCTGGCCCCCAAGGAGGACACCCTGGTGGTCTCCCTGGAGCAGTCCGGCAAAACCTTCATCAATTCCTCCGAAATCTCCCAGGACCAGCTCAAAGAGAAGCTCACCTCGATGCTGGCCGGCAGGGAGAAACGCGAAGTCTTCCTAAAGGCTGACCAGGCGGTCCCCTACGGCGAGGTCGTGAAGGTGATGGCCCAGATCAAGGGGGCGGGAGTCGAGCGGCTCGGCATGGTAACGGAGTCCCCGCAGCGGCGATGAGAAAACAGCTGACACGCCGATACCCGGGGCCGCAGGGGATGTTCGCGCTCTCCTTCGTCTGCCACCTGGTCGTGTTTCTGATCATAGCCAAGTGGCAACTCTCACCGGAATTACATCCGGACGACACCCCGGTCACCTACGTAGACATGGTCACCCTCCCCGTCGCCTCGCCTCAGGCCGGCACCCCCGCGCCTGCGGCCGAGGCGGAGAAGGAAGCTGCCCCTCCCCCGCCTGCCGCGCCTGCTGCACCGGCCATGGTGCAGCCCGCCAAACCGGCGAAGCCCGCGAAACCTGCGGCCAAGGCTCCGGCGGCGGAGCCCAAGGGGAAGTCCGCGCCGGCGAACCCCGCGGCCCAGGCGCAGGAGTTCAACGAGCGGCTGGCGAAACTGGAGCGGGTCGCCCAGGATAAACGGCAGGCCGAGGTCATGGAGCGGCTGAGGAAGAAGGGAAGCCAGCAGACCGGGATGCCCGGGGCCAAGGGAACCGAGGCCGGGAGCGACTACCCCTCGTACCTCCAGTCCCGCCTCAAGGATGCACTCAAGGAAGTCATGGTCTCGCAGACCAAGTCGCCGCAGGTGATCGCAACCATCACCGTGTCCGGCGACGGCAGGATCGCGGAATACCATGTGGAAAAGGGATCAGGGGACCCGCTTTTTGACGATGCGGTCCATCGGGCCGTGACGCTGGCCGGCAAATCGCTGGTCCCACCGCCGGGCGGCGCGCCGTTCAAGCGCATGTTCCGCTTCAGACCGGAAGGGGTCGGTATCAGATGAGAATAATATTGCTGTTGGCCATGCTGCTCCTGGCGCCTCAAATGGCGCAGGCGGCAGAGGGATATATAGACGTAACGGCCCCGGTGAGCCGCAAGCTCAAGCTCTTCCCGGCTCCCGCCACCGGCCTCGCCGGGCAGGTGCCCCCGGAGGTGTCCAGGGAGCTCTCCGAGCTGTTCGGGATGGACCTGGGATTAGCCGGCCCCTTCGAGGTCTCCGGGGACGGCGCGGGCGCCGACCTGATCCTGAAAAGTTCCTACAGCGCGCAGGGGGGCAACATCACCCTGGAGTGCCGACTGGTGGACCGGGTGCTGAACCGCGAGATCACCGCCAAGCGCTACAGCGGGTCAGCGAAGGAATTACGCCGCATGGGGCACGCCTTCTCCGACGAGGTGCTGCGCGCGGTGACCGGGGAAAAAGGTCCCTTCACCGGCAAGATCGCCTACGTGACCAAGGCCTCCGGCAACAAGGAGATCTTCGTCATGGACTACGACGGGCACAACCCGCAGAGGCTCACCAACAACGGCTCCATCAACCTGAACCCCGACTTCGCCCCCTCCGGCAAGGAGATCATCTACACCTCCTACAAGAAAGGGAACCCGGACCTGTACCGCCGCGAACTCTTCACCGGGCTCGAGGCGCGCATCTCCTCCCGAAGCGGCCTGAACGCCACGGGCGCCTACTCCCCAGACGGCAGCAAGATAGCCATGGTGATGAGCAAGGACGGCAATTCCGAGATCTACCTGATCTCGCGGGAAGGAAAGGAGCTGGCGCGGCTCACCAACAACCACGCCATCGACGTCTCCCCGGCCTGGTCGCCGGACGGCTCCCGCATCGTCTTCGTCTCCGACCGCCTGGGCAAACCTCAGGTGTTCATAATGAATGCGGACGGCGGCAACGTGCACCGGCTCACCGCCAACGGCGCCTACAACGTCACGCCCCGCTGGTCGCCCAAAGGGGACCGGATCGTGTACGCGCGCCAGGGAGGAGGCGGGTTCCAGATCTACGCCATCAATGCGGACGGCACCCAGGACACCCAACTCACCAGCGCAGGTAGCAACGAGCACCCCCGCTTCTCGCCGGACGGCCGCTTCATCGTCTTCAGCTCCACCCGCGACGGCGCCGAGGCGATCTACCTGATGCGCGCCGACGGAAGCGGCCAGACCAGGGTATCCCCCAACAAGTCCCAGAATTCCCATCCGACATGGTCGGTAAATTGGTAAAGATACCGGTACATTTTGAATCATTGATTAACTCGGAAAAGGTGAGTATACTTTCCTTCGCTTTTTAACCACGGCACGCTCATGAGGAGCGGCACGTATTCTATCTAGAAAAAGGAGTGGGATAATGCGCAAGATGATTCTCGGATCCCTGGTTGTTCTGACTTTCGGAGCACTTCTTTCGGCCGGCTGCGCCAAAAAGGACGTCGTGAAAACAGAGGAGCCGATTTCGGCTGCCCAGTCCGCCCCCGCTCCGGCACCCGTGCAGACGCAGCAACAGGCACGGCCGGAGGCCCCCGCGGCGCAGCAGCCCATCACCGAGACCACTCCCAGCCGCGAGCAGCCCGTGGCCCAGGAAACCCCCAAAGATGCCGGCAAGGCGCAAGAAGTCCAGGCAGAGCTGCAGAAGGTCTACTTCAACTTCGACTCCTCCGATCTTTCGGAAGAAGCACGCGCTTCCCTCTCCAAAAACGCCGAGTACCTGAGCCGCCAAGCCGGGACCAAGGTGCGCATCGAGGGTAACTGCGACGAGCGCGGCTCCGACGACTACAACATGGCGCTGGGCGAAAGAAGGGCGAAGTCCGCCAAGGACTACCTGGTCAACCTGGGCATCGCCTCCGACCGTCTCTCCACCATAAGCTACGGCGAAGAGAAGCCCGCCGATCCGGGTCACGACGAGGCGGCCTGGGCCAAGAACAGAAGGGATGAATTCGTCATCGTCAAGTAACTCAAGCAGTTCCTGCCGAAAAGGAGCCTCAGGGCTCCTTTTTTTATAGAGCAGCAGGATCACAGGAGGTTTGTCATGCAGGCAATGAGAGTGGCACTGGGGTCACTGGTACTGCTCGCCTTTTTCGGTTGCGCCAGCCAGAGTGAACTCGAATCGGTGCGCCGCGATTCGGACGAGATGAAGAACCGCCTCTTCACCATGGAGAAGGGGTTGAACGAGACGCGCGCCGAAGTAAGGGATGGGGTGGAGAAATCGCTGGCTGGTTACCGCCAGAGCCTCGAATCTCTGCAGTCCGACATGTCCGGGTTCCAGAAGGAGATGACGGGAATCAGGAAAGGGGGCGCCGACCTTCAGGCGACCCTGGAGAGCGCCCGGGTCGACATGCAGCTTTTGACCGGGAAGGTGGACGACGTGCGCATCCTGGCCCAGAAGCCGGCTGACGACATCGCGCTCTTGAAAGAAGACCTGACCAAGCGTCTTGCCGCACTCGAAGAGCGGATGGCCAAGATGGAAAAGGGGGTCGAGGAGCAGGCGAAAAAGGAGGCCGAACTGCAGCAGGCGCCCGAGTACCTCTACCAGAAGGGGTACGAAGCGATGAAGGAGGGGAACCTCCCCAAGGCGCGGGAACTCTTTTCAAGCTTCCTGGAGCATCACCCCAAGCACAACCTGGCAGCGAACGCCCAGTACTGGATCGGCGAGAGCTACTACTCCGAGAAGAAGTTCGAGAACGCGGTGCTCGAGTTCGAGAACGTGATCAAGAACTACCCCAACAAAGACAAGGCTCCCGCCGCCATGCTGAAGCAGGGGATGGCCTTCAGGGAATTGGGCGACAGCAAGAGCGCCAACTACATCCTGAAGAAACTGGTGGAAGAGCATCCGAAGTCGGAAGAGGCTAAGATCGCCAGAGAGAAATACAAGATCAGATAGTCC
Proteins encoded in this region:
- the tolQ gene encoding protein TolQ — encoded protein: MGMFASTGLVVKLVLFLLLYFSVVSWGIIFYKLLQVSRANGASERFLDFFWKAKRFDAISGQLDRFANSPLTVLFQEGYGELKKLQEKIEEKADPTSISTDLGGIDNIARALRRATTSEITRLEKYLTFLATTGATAPFIGLFGTVWGIMTAFEKIGQTGSASLAVVAPGIAEALIATAIGLVAAIPAVMGYNHFQHKIKVLISEMDSFSTEFLNIVQRNFAGR
- the tolR gene encoding protein TolR is translated as MEFGNRDNGDRGTMSQINVTPLVDVMLVLLIIFMVTAPMMQQGVQVNLPKADTKALAPKEDTLVVSLEQSGKTFINSSEISQDQLKEKLTSMLAGREKREVFLKADQAVPYGEVVKVMAQIKGAGVERLGMVTESPQRR
- a CDS encoding energy transducer TonB, which encodes MRKQLTRRYPGPQGMFALSFVCHLVVFLIIAKWQLSPELHPDDTPVTYVDMVTLPVASPQAGTPAPAAEAEKEAAPPPPAAPAAPAMVQPAKPAKPAKPAAKAPAAEPKGKSAPANPAAQAQEFNERLAKLERVAQDKRQAEVMERLRKKGSQQTGMPGAKGTEAGSDYPSYLQSRLKDALKEVMVSQTKSPQVIATITVSGDGRIAEYHVEKGSGDPLFDDAVHRAVTLAGKSLVPPPGGAPFKRMFRFRPEGVGIR
- the tolB gene encoding Tol-Pal system beta propeller repeat protein TolB; the encoded protein is MRIILLLAMLLLAPQMAQAAEGYIDVTAPVSRKLKLFPAPATGLAGQVPPEVSRELSELFGMDLGLAGPFEVSGDGAGADLILKSSYSAQGGNITLECRLVDRVLNREITAKRYSGSAKELRRMGHAFSDEVLRAVTGEKGPFTGKIAYVTKASGNKEIFVMDYDGHNPQRLTNNGSINLNPDFAPSGKEIIYTSYKKGNPDLYRRELFTGLEARISSRSGLNATGAYSPDGSKIAMVMSKDGNSEIYLISREGKELARLTNNHAIDVSPAWSPDGSRIVFVSDRLGKPQVFIMNADGGNVHRLTANGAYNVTPRWSPKGDRIVYARQGGGGFQIYAINADGTQDTQLTSAGSNEHPRFSPDGRFIVFSSTRDGAEAIYLMRADGSGQTRVSPNKSQNSHPTWSVNW
- the pal gene encoding peptidoglycan-associated lipoprotein Pal, with the translated sequence MRKMILGSLVVLTFGALLSAGCAKKDVVKTEEPISAAQSAPAPAPVQTQQQARPEAPAAQQPITETTPSREQPVAQETPKDAGKAQEVQAELQKVYFNFDSSDLSEEARASLSKNAEYLSRQAGTKVRIEGNCDERGSDDYNMALGERRAKSAKDYLVNLGIASDRLSTISYGEEKPADPGHDEAAWAKNRRDEFVIVK
- the ybgF gene encoding tol-pal system protein YbgF, yielding MQAMRVALGSLVLLAFFGCASQSELESVRRDSDEMKNRLFTMEKGLNETRAEVRDGVEKSLAGYRQSLESLQSDMSGFQKEMTGIRKGGADLQATLESARVDMQLLTGKVDDVRILAQKPADDIALLKEDLTKRLAALEERMAKMEKGVEEQAKKEAELQQAPEYLYQKGYEAMKEGNLPKARELFSSFLEHHPKHNLAANAQYWIGESYYSEKKFENAVLEFENVIKNYPNKDKAPAAMLKQGMAFRELGDSKSANYILKKLVEEHPKSEEAKIAREKYKIR